A genomic stretch from Telopea speciosissima isolate NSW1024214 ecotype Mountain lineage chromosome 7, Tspe_v1, whole genome shotgun sequence includes:
- the LOC122668629 gene encoding probable methyltransferase At1g29790, producing MDHSPTRPLSPSNSAFFLFLLVGSNLLTFFLSSSSTSNCSFTTATTTITTAAPTTTTVTNNNDVESMDSETDESSSTNNNDLLPSEFHASTDPQELPLGYNPNFDSDIIYSPVGHPCTQFPDLIKQYMSYDMNGPCPDDELLAQKLLLKGCEPLPRRRCRPAAPLNYVEPFPLPKSLWSIPSDNSVVWTHYHCKNYSCLLNRSHQQKGFSDCKDCFELGGREKARWIKPGHGLNFNIDEVLAKKKPGTVRIGLDIGGGTATFAVRMRERNITIVTTSMNLNGPFNSFIAARGVIPLYLSISQRLPFFDNTLDIVHSMHVLNNWIPAKLLHFLLFDIYRVLRPGGFFWLDHFFCLEQQLEEAYVPMIETIGFKKVKWETGRKFDRGPAIKEMYLSALLEKPLKKSW from the coding sequence ATGGATCACTCTCCAACTaggcctctctctccctccaacagtgccttcttccttttccttcttgttGGTTCCAATCTTCTcaccttcttcttgtcttcctCTTCCACCTCTAATTGCTCTTTCaccacagccaccaccaccatcaccactgcggcgcccaccaccaccaccgtcactAACAACAATGATGTCGAATCAATGGATTCCGAAACCGACGAGTCCTCTTCAACCAATAACAATGACCTGCTTCCATCTGAATTCCATGCCTCCACAGATCCACAAGAGCTCCCTCTTGGATACAATCCTAATTTTGATTCTGATATCATTTATTCTCCAGTTGGTCACCCATGCACACAATTCCCTGACTTGATCAAACAATACATGTCCTATGATATGAATGGCCCTTGCCCTGATGATGAACTCTTAGCTCAAAAACTTCTCCTCAAGGGTTGTGAACCTCTCCCTCGCCGGCGATGCCGACCCGCCGCTCCTCTCAATTACGTCGAACCTTTTCCACTCCCTAAAAGCCTATGGTCCATTCCCTCAGATAACTCTGTGGTATGGACACATTATCATTGCAAAAACTACTCTTGTCTTCTCAACAGGAGTCATCAACAAAAGGGCTTTTCCGATTGCAAAGACTGTTTCGAGCTCGGCGGTCGTGAGAAGGCTCGATGGATTAAACCAGGCCATGGATTAAATTTCAACATTGATGAAGTTCTTGCAAAGAAGAAGCCTGGTACAGTGAGAATTGGACTTGACATCGGTGGTGGCACAGCCACATTTGCAgtgaggatgagagagagaaatataaCAATTGTGACAACTTCTATGAACTTGAATGGTCCATTTAATAGTTTCATAGCAGCTAGAGGTGTTATTCCTCTGTACCTGAGTATATCACAGAGGTTGCCCTTTTTTGATAATACTCTGGATATTGTGCATTCGATGCATGTATTGAATAATTGGATTCCAGCAAAGCTTCTGCATTTCTTGTTGTTTGATATCTATAGAGTGCTTAGGCCTGGAGGGTTTTTTTGGTTGGatcatttcttttgtttggaGCAGCAATTGGAAGAAGCTTATGTGCCTATGATTGAGACCATTGGGTTCAAGAAGGTGAAGTGGGAAACTGGGAGGAAGTTCGATCGAGGGCCTGCAATCAAGGAGATGTATCTCTCTGCCCTGTTGGAGAAACCATTGAAGAAATCTTGGTGA